The Onychomys torridus chromosome 23, mOncTor1.1, whole genome shotgun sequence genome segment GCTCTTGGCATTTCTAAAAAGTATACAAAAGATTAAATTGGGTGATCACTGTAAAATGCTTGCCACTAGCCACGTGAACACTAAGTTAGACTTCATAAATAAAAGGTTCACTAGAGCCTTGTTTCACCACTAACAGCTGACACAAATACAGAAAACTCTGCCCATTATCCAAGAAACAAATAATTAAGACTAAAACGCAAGCCGATGTGTTGCAGCATTGTAGGGCCACTAAATAGCCATCTGTGATTCGTGGCGatttaaaaggcaaagaaaggCACTAAAGCTGCAAACTGCATCCCGGGTCACATTGCCTGAGGAGACTGCAGAAATAAAGATTGATCCTGTAGCTGGGCACAGGCTGAAATCGAatgcctgctttctctctgtttGCAATGTGATCTCGGGGCAGCATCCATCCACCCGCCTGGGAATGCAAATACAGTTCTGTTTTTTTAGATGCCTGACTTCATATTAACCAAATCTgtacaggaaaaaggaaaagttctTTAAACTTTACAAACTAATGCtaatggggtttttttttctgggtttttttttttttttttttttttttttgaaaatttgtgGCTAAAATTTGGGAGACTTGCTGGTTTGTTGCTGCTTGATCTGGTTGCTGGGTGAAGGTTCTTTTGTTTATAAAGGTTACTCCATATATGTTCAAGATATTGACAAGAAACAGACATGCTTTCTTTAGCCAAGACAGGATACAAGCTTGAGGGTGTGGGACCCTGCTTACCCCACTCTTGACCAGAGATATAAGATAGTACTCATACATATGAAGACGGGGTTTAAATGATTTATCAGTTAGTCAAACTGAGCAATATTGGAACACTACACATTCTAATATGACAAAGATTGGTTTTATGAAACAAATTTTACTAAGCAATAAGCCATAatgtagaaaaatacattttacctACAAACTcaataaacaagaaacaaaaggtTCATATTTAGTGCATAATTACTTCGTGGTAGCTACACAGGGGTTCCTAAACTCCACAGTAATTGCTTgcatcaaacaacaaaaaatgagtaGCATTCACAAATTTAAGATAAGTGAGTGAAAAATGGCAAACGATGCTTAAACAATGCAGGAGGGTAGGGGTAGAAAGAAGGGTTCTccagaaaaaccacaaagaacaGGGGTGGCTTCTACAGAGTAGGGTTCAAAAGGGAGGATCCTGGCCATTTCACAAAATAAGAAGCAATGGACAGCACTGGAGAAAAACACATTGTACTTTGCACTCATTTCCAATACCCAGCACCCAATCTGTCAGGCAGTGGAACCTGCAAAGGGGCTGGACTTGCCCCCAGACACTCAGATCTGGGGCAGTTCTAAAACCAGTCCCTCTGCAGGGTCCTCTTCTGCCACCCCACGCTCTGCCTCTTCCAATCCGCCtctatttcttttactttgttcCAATTGCCCTAGCTTTGGGATAGTAGGTTCCCAGGAGAATCAGAAAGTACAGAAGAGAGCTTTCTCTCCAAGCCAGTCTCCTCTGTACAATTCCTCAACTCTTCTCCCAGGGAATAACCGTGAATTTTAGGGAGAAGCACAATTTGGATAGAGCTGTTGTTTAATTAGAATTTCCTTCTGGGCTGAGAGTCTGAGGagagacaaatacacacaaaaaaaggtaGAATCAAAGAAAGCGGAAAGTGTTGCAATTGCCCTCAGCCAGTGGGACAATGCCCCCTTGAATTAGTTAGGCTGGGCTTCAAGCAGCCTGCCCCAGAGACtcacagggaaagaaagctcaTCAGCAACTCCTCCAGTCATTACCTCAGAATTCCCCTGGAGCAGGGCATCATTGTTTTTTGTACAGTAGCAAATGGCCATTATTGGTATCTTCAGGCCTGTTGTGGATAAAAATATTATCCTTTAATTCCAGTTTACAAAAATAGGAGTAATATTCaaaaccatgatttttttttctattcattttatataaaaacataaacagcTCAGGCGAATTTCCAATCCTTGTGCACGCTTATGAATTGCTCTCTGttatacttaatatatatatatatattcttaatatatatatttataatatatatcaaTAATTGGTCCACAAAGTATATCTGTGCATTCTCTAGtgctttgtaaaaagaaaaacaatatcatTATCAAAATAGTCATTTAATGGCTTTActtcatacataaatacatgtttGGAAAGAACACATGAGCAATGACTGATCGGTCAATTTGGaaaacgatttttttttttcattttatacacacCGTAGCTGGCAACTCATCGCTACAAGTACGCTATTCGGCGTCCTTTGTTTTTAACCCTCTGTTTATACCTTTTCCCTAGCACGGCCGCCAAGTATTTCTTGACGGCCATTTGTTTTCGGTAGCGGCTGTAGCTATCGGTGAAGATGCCATCCGAGTGGCGTTTGGTAAGGGGCGCCGTGTCATCCGCTGCGCTGCCACCTAGGTTCTCGCTGCAAGGagagggggcggggagagggggaggggtgggagacACGTTAGTGTATAAAGGAAAGAAGTGTGCCCCACCCCCCATGCGGGAGCCCGCAGGACTCCGAACTTCCCGACGCAGCCCTCCTCTGCTGCGCCCCAGCTGGTGAGCATTCTGTGACGGACGGAGACCCCGGGGACCTTCCTTCCCACCCAGTTTCCTGGCACTAGATCTTTTagatatttctaaattatttctgAAGCATCCTGGGGCGTCTGGAGAGTCCGCGCTCTTTAAGCTTTTCTCCAAAGGTTGCTTCTCAAGATTACACTACCCATGCCTCTATTTAAATTGTCCGGACTGGTACTTTTCCACCACCCAACATATAAAGGTTCCCAAAGGCCTCTCTGGCTCCTGCCAAGTTATCAATTCCGCAAATCTAGGCAAACAGGAGcacacctctctctctgcctacgtTTAAGTTGAAAAACGTGATAGTGATATAAGGTGACAGGCTGTAGGCAATATTTTTCACCGCATGAATTATTCATGGTTAAAATGTAATCGGCTTCCCCGTGGGCTTTATTTAAATGTTGCCTTCTGCTGACACAAGCTTCACGCAAGACCCTAGCTCTGGGTTTGTCTGGCCTGAGCAAAAACCGTTTCTTTGAAGTATCCATTTTAGGGACTTGGTGCCTTGCTTTTGCCTTCGTAGTAAACGTAATACTCCTCCCCAAAATTATGGCAAGCCCTTCCAGGAACCTCGAGGGTTTTGAATGACTGGGACAGGGTTATCTGATTTGATTTGGCTCTCATCCAACAAGGATCCAACCCCCAATCTTCctaccccctttctctctcacgGGGTCTCTAGAACAAATTTCAACGCCCATCCTTTAGAACTCCGCCGGAGGCTGGTAGTTTCCTCCTAGATGCAGACACACCCTCGGGCGCACAGGCGTTCTAGCGCGCAAAAACGTAAAACTGCCCCGCCCTCCCTACACTCTCTCAGTATGGTCACCCACCCTGGCGCGCTCATGACTCGCGGGTTAACACTGTCACAAACTCTTACCCCACGCCCCTGGCCACGACCGACTGCAGGTACTTCCTGGCGGATAGCTGGTCCAAGACTTTGCGGTAGGCTTCGTTAAGGATTTCATGGGCGACGTCTCTAAGGGGGAGACAAAGTACGAGACCTGGGTCACTCACTGCCTGGGCCCTTCAAGTGACAGCCAAGGCCCCCACTTGCTGGGTTTTCAAGGAGGCTGACCCGGCAACCACGAGTGACACACGGGACCTGAGAGTTAACTTTGGGGAGTTCCTGGAGGTAAATCTAAGATGGGCTTTAGCCTCTGGGGTGACCCCGCTGGCCTAAGAGCTCCCCACCCACCGAATTGCACACTCAGGGACACTTCCCGTGCCGCTTTCAGTCCGTGGTGCGGCCTCAGGTTCACGGGGATCTGTCTGCTAATTTTCTGTGGCTTTCATGGATTCACCCAGGTAGAAGGGAGGCTTGAGGACTTTCATAGGGAGGGTACTAGTTTGAGAGCCACTACCCGGTCCCTCCTGCTACGTCAGGCCCAAGCGGTAGGCGGAAACCCGGCGGGGTGTACCTCCTGTCGGCTGGATAGTAGAGGGCGTAGGCGTCACGCAGCGCGGAGGCGGGGCTCCCAACGCCCGGAGGGTCCCAGTCGTAGAAGTCCTGAAGCGGGTTTCCGTCCTGGTCGTAAGCCTCGTCTTCTGGTCTGCGGGATAGTCAggaaagtcattaaaagtccttCCCCCAATTCTGCCAAGTCCCAAGAAGGTCCCATTGATTTTCCTTCTTCGTTATGGCCCCCCACAGAGAATTGTGATTTCCTAGCGGTCCTAGGGACGAGGTAGGGGAACTACACCCAGCAGCAGTTCCTGCTCCTCTAGGAAATTCGCTGGCGTCTCCTGAGGCGGATCTATGATCTCCCGCAAGAGGACTGAACAACCATGTAAACCCTAATACCTGGCCAAGTGAAAGGCCGGCCCTCTCCCCACCTGGCGCCCCAGACTTCCCCAAGTAGCATTTAGAACGCACGAGAAAGATCCTAAGATGTGATAGGAGCCGAGACCGGGAGACGCTCAGCCGGAGACGCTCAGCGGAATGgaagggatggatggataggtacgATGCAGGAGGCCAACTCTGGCAGCTGCCActacccccccccctcccgcatCCAAGCCGCCCAGCCCAGGGGAGCCCTTCCCTGTGCAGATGTAGGTCACAGAGAACCTCCAGCTTctattttgggctggagagaatcTGCTAGGAACATGAATAATAGATGCCCCTAAAGTTAGCTAGTTTGGCTCATTCTGTGGTGCGGCAGAGCGCTCCAGTGCCTATCACCCAGGAAAAGTGCTAGGCACACGGAACTTTGAGAATAGCCGGAGGTGAAAAAAGAGGGCTTTTGAGCCTATTAAACAAAGCGTTCCTGCTGCTCTGTTAGCAATGGCGGGGAGGCTGAATTCCATCTCAACCACAGAGCGCAAGGAGAGGGGTACACTGGGAACTGACATTCCATAGGTGTCCAGCGATCTCACAGTCTCTTTACCTATCGCCTCGATGCCCTACAAAGGACAGGCAGAGGAGGACAACAAATGCAAAGCCAGGTGGCTTTTGGCCCTTAGGGATACGCGGAATGCAATAAGGACAAATAACATTCTCCAGGCAGGGTCCAGTTGTACTTGGGCCGCTCCATAGCCTTTATGCCCTCCCTGGAGAGGCCAGAGTCAGGGAAGATCCTCCGCACCGCCCACATGCAGGGTTTACTTCCTAGTGTGCCCACAACCCAGGCCCCAGACCCTGAACCAGGGTCTTTCTAGCCACCCCCTGCTCTTCCCGGCTCCCACACACCGGAATCCTGATAAAGACGCTAGGATTCCTGTCTGTCAATACATCAATGGGCAGATGCCCCCTAAGGAAGAGGTTCTTGGGCGCGGCCCCAAGAGTCAGCTCAACGCTGCGTGCTCCTGGCTGCCCGGAGTGCCACCCCGCACCCATGTAACGCAGACCCACGCATTTTCACTGTCCCGCATACTGATGGGGGGCTCTGGAGCTGCGGTAGAGAACCCGGGCAGCGTCGCACGATTAGAAGCAGATGCCAAGACAAAAGGCAGGTTTTCTGCATCCTCAAGTGGGCTAGGTTGTCCTCCCAACCCCTCCAGCCTGCTGGCTTTCTCTCCTTCGCATCcgtttcttccccctccctcgcTGTCTCCTTGCGTTTTCCGTCTCTCAAGTAGCTTTTCCTTAACTGTGACTGGCcaagacccccacccccaagatatCTAGGGCTCAAACTGGAGATGAAACAGGATTCATTTGAAAGAGAGCTGTTCCGGTGGAAAAGAATTCGAATGAGACAACAGGAAGGGCGGAGGAGCGAGAGACCCCGCCCCAATAGTCCAGAACAGGCAGTAACAAAGCAAAGTGGAGCAAGCTTCACTCTCAGCCCCGAGCTTTGCTCGGGGAACTGAAGTTCTCCAACTCATCCGAGGAATTGGTAAAAGAAGCTAAGCGGAGGGAGGGAGCAAGCCCCCTCCCTCGGACAAGTTGAAGGAGGGAAGGTTTCTACAAGGGTCTGAAACTCACTCCCTTTACCTAGGTTCCTGGGCTCCACTGGCGAGGAAGGAGGAAGTCTCGCTGTACTAGAGCCTCCCTGACCCCTAGGCTTAGCTAGGGACCTGGTACCTAGCCAAAGGCTGTACAAATGCCCTGGACGCGCAGAAAACGATGCTTAGCAGCCTGCGATCCAGAACTGCAGGGAGGCGACCGGAGGAGGTGTCTGGCAAAGGGAAGATCTAGCTCAGCCTAGGCTAGCACCTACCTGATCCCAGGGAAACGGAGTCCAGCGGCGGCAGGTGAGCAGGAAACGCTGCTGTGCATTATTATCCCGTAGACCAGCAAGGCCAGCCTCGCTCCGCTACACATGGTCATTCTACGCAGGAGGGAAAAGAGGGCACGCAGTGAGTGAGATCGCCCCTGGCTTTTCACCTTCTAACCTCAAGAAACTCCTGGGTGTTAGGGGAGCCAGTGAAACTGCGGCTCCCTGTATTGAACGCCACTTAGCCACGCTGGTGCGTCTGGTCACTTCTCCCTTGGTatatagtttgaaaaaaaaaaaaattagctatgTGTGTGCTCAGCACCCAATAACTAGCCAGACCTTGAACTAAACAAGGCTAACTCATACACTGATGCAGCtgccagcacagggaggcagCCTGTAGTCAATGAATCCGTTAGTGTGGTATGGTAAgagatccccccacccccatttactATTAGACTCTTACCGCGATTAAGAGAGGGTTGGCTGCCAAGTAGGACGCAGAGCAAAGGGCTCCTTCGAGTTTCCGGGCTGGAATCACAACCCAAGAGGCATCACTCAGTGTCTGGCGCAGGTGTCTGGAGAGAAGCCATGGGAatcagctgcaggagctgggggCACTTATTTGCCGAGGCTAAAATTCCGCTCAAAACTTTGTAGACGCACAAAACTAGGGAGCGTGACACTGAAGGAGGTGGGCGAGGAGAGAGATGTAGAAGACAGAGTAGGCGAGCAGCCAAAGGGAGGGGAGCAGAGTGGGCTTAAGTCCGCCTGGGGAAAGAAGCTAGTGGgtaagaaaaagagggaaagtcaaggaagaaaggaggatggAAAAGGAGAGGGCTAGCCCAGGCTGCCGGCCTCTGTGGGAGACAATCGGCAGCTTGCAAGAGTCCAAGGCAGGCACCTTCTGCTCCGAGGTCTCAGGCTGCTTCTGAAGATGcggcttctgctgctgctgacagAGGTGACCGGCCTTCTGCTCGTATTTATATATGCAGTTAACAAAAAAAGCTATCCAAATGTGGTTTCAAGAGACATCTCTTTGTCAACATCTGTCTGCAATTGCCTTCAAGTACAGAGTATTTTGGTTGCACTGTTGCGCTACGATTTTTATTCATGAtatgacttcctttttttttttctcagtcacgTAATGATCCGGTATCAGTAAAAGACGTCAGCATCCTAGTCCCTCAAGGAACATATTAACTATTCTGTGCTGTCCTCCAGGATGATAAGATCCGGAGTCATCAGCTTCTCATAAACACCTTTCACTCACACAATCCAATTTTTAAGAAGTCCAATTATTTTGATGGTTTTCTATTTCACCCATTTCTCAAAGACAAGTGAAGAATTCGTGGAATTTAGGGGATGGTGAAGTCATGTGTTTATTGTGTCTctgcttctttttactttttactcaAGCCCCATGGAGGACAACTCTGATCTTCAGAATTA includes the following:
- the Adcyap1 gene encoding pituitary adenylate cyclase-activating polypeptide isoform X2 codes for the protein MRDSENAPEDEAYDQDGNPLQDFYDWDPPGVGSPASALRDAYALYYPADRRDVAHEILNEAYRKVLDQLSARKYLQSVVARGVGENLGGSAADDTAPLTKRHSDGIFTDSYSRYRKQMAVKKYLAAVLGKRYKQRVKNKGRRIAYL
- the Adcyap1 gene encoding pituitary adenylate cyclase-activating polypeptide isoform X1, translating into MTMCSGARLALLVYGIIMHSSVSCSPAAAGLRFPGIRPEDEAYDQDGNPLQDFYDWDPPGVGSPASALRDAYALYYPADRRDVAHEILNEAYRKVLDQLSARKYLQSVVARGVGENLGGSAADDTAPLTKRHSDGIFTDSYSRYRKQMAVKKYLAAVLGKRYKQRVKNKGRRIAYL